Below is a window of Humulus lupulus chromosome 2, drHumLupu1.1, whole genome shotgun sequence DNA.
tggctctaataccatttgtTAGCCCAAGATTGGCTTTCAAGAGGGGGTGAAttagaaatttaaataatttgcaaaaaatttaaaaatttaagcTAACTATTTATGCAAATATGAAAATTAGTGCAAATAAATAGATAATCACGCGTGAAATCAAGATAAATACCTAAAAGTAAAGAGATAAGGAATAGACCAAACTCTCGATTTTATAAGGTTTGGTGAAACTAACGTCACCTACGTCCTTCGACTTCAAAGCAAGACTAGCTTTGAGATCAACTATCAAGAACTATAGGTTTAGACTTAAGGTCTTTGAGCTAGTCAGACTTAAGTGCTCAATTAAGTCTTTCTCAAGCATTGTTTATGTTTGGTTTTTCGAGCATGTCCTCAGTGATCCTTGAGACGAAGCACACACTCATGATCTTCTTAGAGCTAACAAAACAACTTGTAGGCTAATCGTTGGGAATTTGAGCACCTCCTAGTGTACCATGTCCCATGTCCTACTTAAAAAATTACGGTAAAACACCTTTCTTTTATCATCAAAATGGTTACATTTGATTATGTTTTCGATTTCTAAGAAAAAGGTACCAATTAATCTAGTAATTACGCTTATATACACACAATAATGAATAAAACTACTATATAATTGCACATATACCATGAGTATATATTATATATCTCTTATATCTAAAAAAATTCTCTCAATAAcgaaaattcttaattttaatgattttttttgttaactataatggaatattacaaatatttaacaaaatgtacctttaaaagttattaaaaataaatatttattaattatattaatataaatttatatatattataaaacatcattattataataatatttaatatagatatttaataattatattaatataaattcaaatattataaaatataattattatagtaatatataatacataattttaatttttattatttatatttataaagaacatttaactacataagaaattaaaattatatttattttctatATATCAAGAATAAACACATTTTTTCTACAATTACAAATGTGTGAtttatgatctaaaatgttatcatatatatatatatatatattaaaaaatcataaataatgtttaggtttaatttttattttaacatgtttatgtcatttttttatatgtataatattatttatttatttaaaatttatatgacaattataaaatcttaataaatattttaaatcaaAACTAAACTAATGTGCATTTCGATTATTTGCACctagtatattttttttatcttgaaAGAGAATATTGGTGTATATTCTAATTGTGCTGAAATTTTTGTTTCGTTTCTTTTATAATGTTTGTCTCGAAATTAAAAAGCAACCAAAATTAACTTAGTTAGAACAATACAAGATATAAAAAATACCATAAGAAAAATGATAAATATAAAAGCTTTGGTTGGAATGATATCATATTTTCAATGCAGTTAGAAATACACCATTCGATGTATCAGACTATAGCTCCTGAAACGTGGtatattattttgtaaacccAACCGACCTACATTGGAATGTTACATCATACAGTTTTAGCCCAACAAGTTAAAATGAGTATACAAAATTTTTCAAGTATATACGGATAAGGTATGGCATTTACTGCTAAAATGTAGGGTTATCATTTTGTATCCTTCTCTATCCACACTACCATAGCAACGAGATGAAATGAATCgacaatgtaaaaaaaaataccgTAAAAAACTTGAGTGATAACAATTTCATCCGAAGGAATGACCTAATAAAGACGACAGAACTATATGGAGGGCATATATGGCATGGGCAGTGAAAAGATGACTGaccaaaaaagaaaggaaatgaaCTGAACCACCATCACTCATTCACGTCCTCCCTCGGATGAGATAAGATTATAAACGAGCTTCTTACACGTGGCATCCTCATAGTGGTGCTTAACGATAAGGCTTATAACGTTCAAAAATGTTTGCCCCTGCTCTTATGTGGCTAATATTAATGTAATATCTTCATCAAGGTAAACCAACGGTCAAGATCAGAAGAAAGCCGAGTCGATGGAATTGTGTCCATAAGATTTATTATAGGTAATTGTAGCATTATATATAGAGGTGGGGGTAAGAAGGTTCCCATAAGTACAGAGAGCAAGGGAGCAAAGAAGAGAAGGCAAAGAAAggcaaagaaaagaaaagaaacaaagaaaagaaggcaTATTTAGCTATGGCTTCTTCAATGATCTCTTCGGCCACCGTTGCCACCGTTAGCCGTGCCACCCCAGCACAGGCCACCTTGGTCGCACCCTTCACTGGCCTCAAGTCCGCTGCTGCTTTCCCCAGCACCAAGAAGGCCAACAACGACATTACCTCCATCACCAGCAACGGTGGAAGAGTTCAGTGCATGAAGGTATGTTGTGTTAATTCACCGTATTATAAATTAATTGCTTAATTTATGTatttacatacatacatacatacatatacatatatagctgagtaaaacatatatattagctttaaataaataatgaatatttttaaatttataaaatataagtagtgttaatcatttttaatttgtcaaaaataaaaactaatgatAAATATTTGTGAGCAATTTTTATTATAAAGGTGTGGCCACCAAGGAACGTGAAGAAATTCGAGACCCTTTCCTACCTTCCACCTCTTTCCGTTGAGTCATTGCTCAAGGAAGTTGAGTACCTCCTAAGAAATGGATGGGTTCCCTGCTTGGAATTCACCATCAATGTAAGTAAAACTTATTTGTTAATAAATCACATTATCTTAATTAAGTACACATATGATGGATATATATACAGTTCAATTTTGATAGGaatatttaagattaaatagatatttGGTTAATTAATATATAGATGTATGCGTAActatatatttgtattatgttgGATCAGGACCCCTTTGTGTCCCGTGATAACAACAGATCCCCAGGGTACTATGATGGACGTTACTGGACCATGTGGAAGCTGCCCATGTTCGGGTGCACTGATGCCACTCAGGTGATTGGTGAGGTTGAGGAGGCCAAGAAGGAGTACCCCGACGCTCACATCAGAATCATTGGCTTCGACAACAACCGTCAAGTGCAGTGCATCAGTTTCATTGCCTACAAGCCCCCATCCTAAGCCAAACGCTGTCGTTTTGTATAGCTAATAAAGTGGGTCATCTGCTACCCTCTTTTGagctatataattatatataaacaaAAGGGTCTGCGGTCTGTTTGATTAAATTTGTATTTAGGCTTTTGGAAGACCcttttattttcttctcttttttttactTCTTAATTTCCTTTGTTTTCTATCATTTTGTACTTTGGATTTTTCGATCGGAACAATTCGTAATTTGCTTTTCAATTTCTGTTTCTCGAACTTCCAATGTGGTTGAGAATTTGTCATTAATAAATTAAGCATATTACTGTTTTTTCTTCTCCGAAAATTAACCATATTACTGAATAATTCCCTTTTATGTGGATTTTCTGTAGTTCAATTACTGAATATATTACAGGCCATAGGTTACATTGGAATATACATCTTCACTAGGTTTGGTTAATTGGTTAGTTGTCATTACATACTAGCTACATGCACTTGTTTTTGCCTCTTTACATCAATCTATaggcatatatatattttaagctTCAAATAATACACGTCTGAATACATGTATGTGTATAGGCTCAAtacttaggttattgaatttatGCTATGCTTCTTTGACCAATGTGTGTATACCTATTGAAGCCCATAacaaatttgtttaaaaaaatgttTCTTTTAAAATGCAAGAAAATTCCACTGGAAATTCTACATAAGTATACATGATTTGAGTATATAAATCGACTTACATAACTCGCTTTACAATTAATTAACCGCATGTGATTGAGTAACGAATTTGTTACTTATTCATAGAATTAGTTACAAAAACAATACTATAAAGTCCAAATACATATATAGATGAGTGAATGAGTTATATTTGGTCTTTCTATTTTGTCATCTTATTTACTGTTCATTCGTTTATGTCATTTTTGCTTGTGttttatcttttttcttttaacttGTTAGAAATGTCATACTTCTATAATATTTATTCATGCTATTTAAATTTCttcttttctaatttttttaaaaataactaatcttTTCAGCGAACCCAAGCTCTCACCTAATAATATCTATCTACAACATATAGAGAAATGTATAGAGGTGGATGTAGACTTTCCTTTATcttcttatttttgttttatcttttttttttatatggatgtCCACCTTCTCTCTAgtttattttatctttttctttttgtttgatATGTCATTCTTTATATATACTAGGTGGGGCACGTGTAAAAaaattaggtttttttttattaaaatctaaattttaatgattttaattaattaaattaattaaaatatcatttatCTTTAATAAAAAAGAATTGCATTTTTTTTCATACATATAATTAAGGTTGAGAAAagaattaaattgaataaatatcTATCAATATTAAAAGTTAAATTAAAACTtttcaaaaagatttataatttggATTTGGaatacaaaatattaaattaggTGCAAATATTACATTTTAACACAATACAATATtgtaggaaaaagaaaaaaataattaaaatcaa
It encodes the following:
- the LOC133818482 gene encoding ribulose bisphosphate carboxylase small subunit, chloroplastic-like — encoded protein: MASSMISSATVATVSRATPAQATLVAPFTGLKSAAAFPSTKKANNDITSITSNGGRVQCMKVWPPRNVKKFETLSYLPPLSVESLLKEVEYLLRNGWVPCLEFTINDPFVSRDNNRSPGYYDGRYWTMWKLPMFGCTDATQVIGEVEEAKKEYPDAHIRIIGFDNNRQVQCISFIAYKPPS